TGCCTCAAGCATACCCTTCTCCTGGATAAGATCAAGATCTTTCTTAACCAACTCTGTCAAACCAGGTACAGTCTTGTTCAGGTCTTCCTTCCAGATGTAGTCGAAAGCAAGAACGCCCTCAGCAACCTTCTGAGTATCACCTGTTGCCCAAAGCTCTTTCAACTTGTCGATAATCTTCTGATCGTCCTGTGGCTGGATAGGAGCACCATCAGCACGGGTACCACCCTTATAGTAAGTAATGATAGCTGCAAGACCGAATACCAAGCCCTGTGGCAACTCACCCTTACGCTCCAAGTAAACCTTCACACCAGGGAGGTCACGAGTCTCATACTTAGGGAATGAGTTCAGCATGATACTGGTTACCTGATGATCAACGAATGGGTTCTCGAAACGCTCCAATACGTCAGAAGCAAACTTCTGCAACTCATCCATAGGGAGGTTCAATGTCTGCATCAGCTCATCGAACTGTACCTTATGGATATACTTACCCAATACTGGGTGCTCGCAAGCATCACGTACGATATTGACACCGCTGAGGTATGTTACAGGGCTCAATACTGTGTGAGGACCATTCAACAAAGTAACCTTACGCTCATGGTATGGTTTCTCGTTGTCTGTAATAAGAACATGGAGACCAGCCTTGTGAGCAGGGAACTCTTCCTGCATCTGCTCAACTGTCATATTCTCAGCCTTCTCGATTACCCAGAGGTGGAAGCTTTCTGCCTTTACTACGAGGTTATCCTTGTAGCAAACCTTCTGCTGAATTTCCTTGATGGTATCGCGTGGGAAACCAGGAACGATACGGTCAACGAGTGTAGCGCAAACATAGCAATGGTTAGTAAACCACTCCTTGAAGCCCTCGTAATCAGCACCCATATCTTCCTTCCAAAGCTCGATATACTGGTAAATGCACTCCTTCAAGTGGTGACCGTTCAAAAAAATCAACTCACAAGGCATCAAAATCATACCCTTAGTTGGATCACCCTCGAAGAACTTATAGCGATGGAACAGCAACTGAACCAACTTACCTGGATAAGATGCAGCAGGAGCATCTGTAAACTTGCAAGCGTCATCGAATGCAATACCAGCCTCAGTTGTATTAGAGATGATGAAACGCATCTCTGGCTGCTCAGCCAAAGCCATGAATGCCTGGTTCTGAGAATATGGATTCAGTGCACGGCTGATAACATCGATACGCTCCAATGTATTGACAGCCTGACCATTCTCCTTACCCTGAAGATTTACGTGATAAAGGCAGTCCTGACCATTCAGCCAATCTACCATACCACCAGCCAAAGGCTGTACTACAACGACAGAACCATTGAAATCGGTCTTCTTATTCATGTTCCATACAATCCAATCTACGAATGCACGGAGGAAGTTACCTTCACCAAACTGAATGATTCTCTCAGGAGCGACACTCTTAGGAGCGGTACGCTTGTTTAATGCTTTAAGTTCTTTCATGATTTGTTTATGTTATTATTTTGTTTTAAATTTCCGATGCAAAGGTATAAAATATTCCCTTACCTTATATCATAAATGCACCAAAATCGTCCGTAAAGGTTTGCGTAATTAGAGGAGATATTCACTTACAAGGAATCTACACTTTTCATGCGTTACTCACATATTACTCACAAAAAGGCTATTTATACCTTATATATAATAAGAACTGGCGGATAGGGGAGAAGAAAAGAATAAGGTATTAAAAACCACAACTATCTGATTTTCAATACCTTATCTTTTGAGCGGGATACGGGAATCGAACCCGCCTCCCAGGCTTGGGAAGCCCGTGCACTACCGATGTGCTAATCCCGCACAAATAGTGCAGAAAAGAGCCACGAGCGGGACTCGAACCCGCGACCCACGCATTACGAATGCGTTGCTCTACCAACTGAGCCATCATGGCTTTTCATTTTCAAAGCGATTGCAAAGGTAATGAAATATTTCTAATTGATGAAATAATTCATTACCCTTAACTTATATTAACACGGCAATCATCCAGGAGCACCTCAGATTTTGCTCTTCTCATGAGAATTTGCCACCCGAGGAAGAACTACTCTACTACTGCAACCTTGAAAGTAAGTTCCTCCCTGTTCGGATTCTTACCGATACTGATTGTATCACCCTTTTTAAGTTTGCCGCCCAATAGAAGTTCGCAGACGCCATCTTCTATATAGGTCTGAATAGCACGCTTCAGAGGACGAGCGCCAAACTGCACATCATAGCCCTTAGTGGCTACAAGTTCCTTCGCTTTATCAGTAATCTGAATTTCATATCCCATATCGTGAACTCTTCCGAAGAGGCCTCGCAGTTCAATATCAATAATACGCTTAATCGCATCAATATCCAACTGATTGAAAGTGATAATCTCATCCAGACGATTCAGGAACTCAGGAGAGAACTGCTTACTCAAACTTTTCTGAATGATACTTCGAGCATATTCCTTATCCTTCTCATCCATTACAGACTTCGTAAGTCCGCCAGCATTAAAGCCGATACCTGATCCGAATTCCTTCAGTTGACGTGTACCTGCATTGGATGTCATAATGATAACGGTATTGCGAAAATCTATCAGGCGCCCATTACCATCAGTCAAACGACCTTCATCAAGCACCTGCAAAAGCATATTATACACCTTGTCGTGGGCTTTTTCTATCTCATCAAGCAGTACTATAGAATAAGGTTTGCGGCGAACTCTCTCAGTAAGCTGTCCACCCTCATCATAACCTACATATCCTGGAGGCGCTCCCAAAAGTCGGGAAGTATTGAAACTTTCAGAATACTCGCTCATATCTACACGAATGAGCGCATCCTTAGAACCGAACAGTTCCTCTGCAAGTTTCTTGGCAAGATAAGTTTTACCCACACCAGTAGGACCTAAGAACATGAAAGCACCGATAGGGTGGTTAGGATCTCTCAATCCGATGCGGTTACGCTGAATAGCCTTAACCATCTTTTCGATGGCATCATCTTGAGCAATCACATTTTTCTTCAGGATTGCAGACATATTTTTCAGACGAGCACCTTCTTCCTCAGCCATTCTCTGAACAGGAACACCCGTCATTTTACTGACAACATCAGCCACATCAGACTCCTTCACAGGAATACGCTCAGTACGATCTCCACTTTGCCATTGCTTGCGCATCAAATCCAACTTATTCTCCAAAGACAAGCCTTTATCACGATAACTGGCTGCCAGTTCGAAATTCTGATTACCAACAGCCTCCAGTTTCTTGGATGTTACTTCCTCGATTTCATTTTGAAGGTCCAGAATATAGTCAGGAACTTTGAGATTTGTCAATCTCAATTTGGAACCAACTTCATCAATGACATCTATCGCCTTGTCAGGGAAAAAGCGGTCTGTGACATATCGTTCTGTCAGTTTGACACATGCCTCAAGAGCCTCATCACAGAATGTCACACCATGATGCTCCTCATAACGATCCTTGATATTTCTAAGAATAGTCAAAGTCTGTTCTGCCGTAGTAGGCTCTACAATAACCTTCTGAAATCTACGCTCCAAAGCTCCGTCTTTTTCGATACTGTTTGTATATTCCTTAAAGGTCGTAGCGCCTATACACTGAACTGTACCACGAGCCAAAGCAGGCTTCAGAATATTGGCAGCATCCATAGCTCCACCACCGCCACCAGCTCCTATAAGAGTATGTATTTCATCTATAAAAATGATGATGTCCGGATTGTTCTCTAATTCCGTAATAAGCCCCTTGATACGTTCCTCAAATTGTCCTCTATACTTGGTACCAGCCACCATAGCAGTAAGATCAACAGAAACAATTCTTTTGTTGAACAAAGCTGGAGAAGTCTGCTGTTTTACAATAAGTTGCGCCAGCCCTTCTACAATAGCACTTTTACCTACACCTGGCTCACCGATGAGTATGGGATTATTTTTCTTTCTACGACCGATGATTTCCAAAACCCTTTGGATTTCATGCTCTCTTCCCACTACAGGGTCCAATTTTCCATCTTTAGCAGCTTGGGTCAAATCTGTACCATAATTATCTAAGAATGGAGTCTTATTATTATTGTGCAACTGCCCTTTTGCCGTACTGCCGGTAGTCTTAAAAGCAGATTCGGCAGAATCCTTTTTAGATTCACTATCATTCAGCGAGAAGTCATCATCTTCTGGAAAAGAAAAACCATCAAGAACAGTAATGCGTTTTATGTTTTTTTGACATTCCATATTTGTTCAATATTTAAATTTCAATGATTCTTTTTATATATTCATATTTTTAAATTACCATATCACAAAATTTATGCCAAAAGAAGAGGAAAGAGAACACAGAGAGGAGAGCATAAGTCCATGACGGGGATACAAAATTGACCACAGAGTATAAGAGTATAACAGACAACAGCACACTACTCATAAAACTTAGAATGAGTTCAACAAACATATCTAAAGAGAAAAAAAGAAAAAGGTAAAACAATACGGCTAATGAACAAAACAAGGAATATTTGCAGATAACAAGCAACTTAAAACACAAAAAACGCTAAATTCTTATTGTTTTTACGCCACAATGTCTTCTCTTAGAAAAAAAGTTTGTATCTTTGTCGTTAGTTTAGAGGGAACAAAATCGCTTAAAACGCAAACAAATGCCCTTCTCGACAATTTTCCACCAAAAGTAGATGGGTCGGAATCAGAAATTCCAAATGAAGTTCTAAGCTCCACCATAGAAGTATAAGATAACAATTCAAATAATCAATATAAAAAATGGACGAAAATCAGACTCTTGATCATGATAGAATCATGAAGATTAACATCGAGGAAGAAATGAAGTCATCCTATATCGACTATTCTATGTCGGTGATTGTGGCTCGTGCGCTTCCTGATGTACGCGATGGTTTCAAACCTGTACATCGTCGTATTCTCTACGGTATGTTGGGTATTGGAAACACCAGTGACAAACCATATAAGAAATGTGCGCGTGTAGTAGGTGAGGTACTCGGTAAGTATCACCCACACGGAGACTTTTCTGTATATGGTGCCCTTGTTCGTATGGGACAGGAATGGAATATGCGATACACCTTGATAGACGGACAGGGTAACTTCGGTTCTGTTGACGGCGACTCACCTGCTGCCATGCGTTATACAGAGTGCCGCCTCTCTAAGATGGGTGAGCACATCATGGATGACCTGGACAAGGAAACCGTAGATATGATGAACAACTTCGATGACACCCTTCAGGAGCCATCAGTGATGCCTACAAAGATTCCTAACCTTCTGGTTAATGGTGGTAATGGTATTGCAGTAGGTATGGCAACAAACATACCAACC
This is a stretch of genomic DNA from Segatella hominis. It encodes these proteins:
- a CDS encoding tagaturonate reductase → MKELKALNKRTAPKSVAPERIIQFGEGNFLRAFVDWIVWNMNKKTDFNGSVVVVQPLAGGMVDWLNGQDCLYHVNLQGKENGQAVNTLERIDVISRALNPYSQNQAFMALAEQPEMRFIISNTTEAGIAFDDACKFTDAPAASYPGKLVQLLFHRYKFFEGDPTKGMILMPCELIFLNGHHLKECIYQYIELWKEDMGADYEGFKEWFTNHCYVCATLVDRIVPGFPRDTIKEIQQKVCYKDNLVVKAESFHLWVIEKAENMTVEQMQEEFPAHKAGLHVLITDNEKPYHERKVTLLNGPHTVLSPVTYLSGVNIVRDACEHPVLGKYIHKVQFDELMQTLNLPMDELQKFASDVLERFENPFVDHQVTSIMLNSFPKYETRDLPGVKVYLERKGELPQGLVFGLAAIITYYKGGTRADGAPIQPQDDQKIIDKLKELWATGDTQKVAEGVLAFDYIWKEDLNKTVPGLTELVKKDLDLIQEKGMLEAVKTIL
- a CDS encoding ATP-dependent Clp protease ATP-binding subunit gives rise to the protein MECQKNIKRITVLDGFSFPEDDDFSLNDSESKKDSAESAFKTTGSTAKGQLHNNNKTPFLDNYGTDLTQAAKDGKLDPVVGREHEIQRVLEIIGRRKKNNPILIGEPGVGKSAIVEGLAQLIVKQQTSPALFNKRIVSVDLTAMVAGTKYRGQFEERIKGLITELENNPDIIIFIDEIHTLIGAGGGGGAMDAANILKPALARGTVQCIGATTFKEYTNSIEKDGALERRFQKVIVEPTTAEQTLTILRNIKDRYEEHHGVTFCDEALEACVKLTERYVTDRFFPDKAIDVIDEVGSKLRLTNLKVPDYILDLQNEIEEVTSKKLEAVGNQNFELAASYRDKGLSLENKLDLMRKQWQSGDRTERIPVKESDVADVVSKMTGVPVQRMAEEEGARLKNMSAILKKNVIAQDDAIEKMVKAIQRNRIGLRDPNHPIGAFMFLGPTGVGKTYLAKKLAEELFGSKDALIRVDMSEYSESFNTSRLLGAPPGYVGYDEGGQLTERVRRKPYSIVLLDEIEKAHDKVYNMLLQVLDEGRLTDGNGRLIDFRNTVIIMTSNAGTRQLKEFGSGIGFNAGGLTKSVMDEKDKEYARSIIQKSLSKQFSPEFLNRLDEIITFNQLDIDAIKRIIDIELRGLFGRVHDMGYEIQITDKAKELVATKGYDVQFGARPLKRAIQTYIEDGVCELLLGGKLKKGDTISIGKNPNREELTFKVAVVE